In Vibrio sp. 10N, the following proteins share a genomic window:
- a CDS encoding D-amino acid dehydrogenase: MKVIVLGSGVIGLTSAWYLSQAGFDVTVVDRQSRAGEETSFANAGQISYGYSSPWAAPGIPTKAIKWLFEQHAPLKIKPSLNPELLRWASQMLTNCQLDKYKLNKSRMLTIANRSRRCLAQLNQDLNLQYQGRTQGTLQIFRTHKQLDAIEKDMALLAESGTRFELFNTKQCLQQEPGLANMNGDLVGGLYLPDDETGDCYLFCQQLQKMAEQSGVKFLFNTQVHALITEKHRVVGVTTSQGTITGEHFVVALGSYSKALLQPHGIDLPIYPVKGYSLTLPIIDPSHAPSSTIMDETYKVAVTRFDDRIRVAGTAELAGFDPALPDKRLATLNHVVSDLFPKGVDLGRAEYWTGFRPMTPDGTPIIGKTQLNNLYTNTGHGTLGWTMACGSADILTELITSNGKQEMSELSIERY; encoded by the coding sequence GTGAAAGTCATTGTATTGGGAAGCGGAGTCATCGGACTCACAAGTGCATGGTATTTATCTCAGGCAGGCTTTGACGTGACGGTTGTCGACAGACAGTCTAGAGCTGGCGAAGAAACCAGTTTCGCCAATGCTGGACAAATTTCCTATGGCTATTCTTCACCTTGGGCTGCCCCGGGTATTCCCACTAAGGCCATTAAATGGCTGTTTGAGCAACACGCGCCGCTTAAGATAAAGCCGAGCCTGAATCCTGAGCTTCTTCGCTGGGCAAGCCAGATGCTTACCAACTGTCAGCTCGACAAATATAAATTGAATAAATCCCGTATGCTGACCATTGCCAATCGAAGTCGTCGCTGTTTAGCGCAGCTAAACCAAGACCTCAATCTCCAATACCAGGGACGGACACAAGGAACGTTGCAAATTTTCCGTACTCACAAGCAACTGGACGCGATTGAAAAAGACATGGCGTTATTGGCGGAAAGCGGAACTCGATTCGAGCTGTTTAATACCAAGCAGTGCTTGCAACAAGAGCCGGGGCTCGCAAATATGAATGGGGATCTGGTTGGTGGACTTTACCTACCCGACGACGAAACCGGAGACTGCTACCTTTTCTGCCAACAACTGCAAAAGATGGCGGAGCAATCGGGTGTAAAATTCCTGTTCAATACTCAAGTCCACGCCCTAATAACTGAGAAACACCGTGTTGTCGGTGTAACAACCTCTCAAGGCACCATCACTGGAGAGCACTTTGTGGTGGCGCTGGGCAGTTACTCGAAAGCTCTACTACAACCACATGGCATTGACCTGCCAATTTATCCCGTCAAAGGTTACTCACTTACTCTGCCCATTATCGATCCAAGCCACGCGCCATCGTCGACCATCATGGATGAAACTTACAAAGTCGCTGTGACTCGTTTTGATGATCGCATTCGTGTGGCGGGCACAGCAGAATTAGCCGGATTTGATCCCGCACTCCCAGACAAACGGTTAGCAACCCTAAACCACGTGGTCAGTGATTTGTTTCCTAAAGGCGTAGATTTGGGGCGCGCAGAATACTGGACTGGGTTCCGCCCGATGACCCCGGACGGAACACCGATTATTGGCAAAACTCAGCTGAACAACCTGTATACGAATACCGGACATGGTACCTTAGGCTGGACAATGGCCTGCGGATCCGCGGACATACTCACGGAGCTGATTACTTCGAACGGAAAACAGGAAATGTCCGAGCTGAGTATTGAGCGATATTAG